DNA from Alnus glutinosa chromosome 2, dhAlnGlut1.1, whole genome shotgun sequence:
GAAAGATCCAGATATTGTAGAGTTGTAGGCCCAAAAGTAAGTAGTGGGCCACTTAACCGATTGTTGTTCAGTTTAAGGAAGGCCAATCGTGTCCCGTTCATAAGCTCAGGATGCATTTCATCGTGCAAAAGATTATAGCTAAGATCAACAGACCACAGTTGTGGTAAGTTTAAAACTCAAAAGGGATTGGACCTGTCAATTGATTGTGGGAAATGTATAAAGAAGATAGTTGAACAAGGTTTCCAAGAATTGAAGGGACTGGACCTGTCAATTGATTGTAGGAAATGTCTAAAGAAGATAGTTCAACAAGGTTTCCAAGTGAATGCGGAACATTACCCACGAAATAGTTCAAGGAAAGGTAAAGATGAGTGAGTTTAGTGAGGTTACCAAGTGAAGATGGAATGGACCGCGAAAAATTGCAACCCGACATACTCAAGTAAGTCAGGAAGCTAAAGTTTCCTGTGGAAGCGGGTAGCTCACCTGAGAAACTCGTGTATCCCACAGCCAATGTCTCAAGCGGACTACTCCATGTAAAGTCAGGCAAATAACCGGTGAGGCCTTCATTACCATATACATCAAGATACCGTAACTTTGATAGCTTAAAGATGCCTTTTGGAAATTCCCCGTGCAAACCACAACTTTCGAGACTGAGGTGcgttaaagaagacaaatttgCCAAAATATTAGGTACCGTACAGCTCATGTTCACATAACTCAAATCAAGCTTTTGTAGGCTGGTCAAATTTGCAACTAGGCTTCTGAGGATGGGCTCTTTGAGTTCCAAATCAAAGTTAAAAGACAAATCGAGGGATGACAAGTGCGACAATTGTGAAATTTCTGACAGGATTTGACCAGAAAAACCACATCCACTGAGACCGAGGTGcgttaaagaagacaaatttgCCAAAATATTAGGCACCGTAGAGCTCATGTTCACATAACTCAAATCAAGCTTTTGTAGGCTGGTCAAATTTGCAACTAGGCTTCTGAGGATGGGCTCTTTGAGTTCCAAATCAAAGTTATAAGACAAATCGAGGGATGACAAGTGCGACAATTGTGAAATGTCTGACGGGATTTGACCAGAAAAACCACATTCACTAAGACCGAGGTGcgttaaagaagacaaatttgCCAAAATATTAGGCACCGTAGAGCTCATGTTCACATAACTCAAATCAAGCTTTTGTAGGCTGGTCAAATTTGCAACTAGGCTTTTGAGGATGGGCTCTTTGAGTTCCAACTTGATCAAGGGGTCAAAAGAGTACATATAATTGTAGGACAGGTCGAGAGATGACAAGTGCGACAATTGTGAAATTTCTAACGGGATTTGACCAACAAAATGAGACCGACTGAGATCGAAATCTATTAGCCTTGAAAGATCACGTACCTGGGATGGGATATGAGAGACGTTAAAGTGATTGTAGGAAAGGTTAAGGCTTTGGAGGTGAACAAGGCGAAAAAGGCTACTGTTGGAGTTAATAGAACCAAATAGACAGCTGTTACTGAGGTTGAGGCCAATTACATGACCAGTGTGTCCATCGCACTCCACCCCATCCCATGAGCAGCAATCACTTTTGTCCCCTTCTACTCTCCAAGACGCAACCTTATTTTGACAAGTAGGAGCTcgaacaaaagaaataaactctTTTATGACGAGGCTTTCCTTGAATTGGAACAAGGCAGAGCTGTCGTTGTGATGGCACAGGGGTTGCATAAAAGGAGAAGAATGGGTGAGTACAAGATGCAACAATGAAAGCACGATAAGGAAGGGCAtgaaaatgaagagagaaagaggtaAACCCATAATTAATGTTGTACTACTGTTTCTCTATTTGGTCTTAGATATGCTTGGAAGTGAAGGTAGGAGATGGAGCTTTAATTTATAGGCTGCACAGAAGTTTTGTGCACTTACTATGAAACTTCGGCAGTGACTATTGAAGTCAAGCGTCGTCTGCGTGTGTTATAAGTCTCAATTGAAGTCAAGTCGTTTGCGTGTGTGAGGGGATCTTAGATCGATCACAAGTAACGAGCAATCTCATTATAAGATGGTGTTACCGTTTGTCCTCACCGTCCAATACTttgagatatttgttatgaattgAAAGACGATCAAATGTCCAAATGGAACATACGGTTGGAGGGATGAGAGATGAATCATTTATGTGGTGTTTCACACTCAAGTAGAACTCCTCCTCTGCCAATACAAGCATGGTCCAAATGACTCATCAGTCCTCATCAACGAAAATATCATGGAAAATAAGGTAAGATGATGGCCCATGTGTTTATTCAACATATATGACTATATATTTGCAGAATTCGGACCATGCATTTAATagcccaggaaaaaaaaaattaaacaaagacTCATTCAACCATCTTATCAGCAACGTATTCTTCGCACTCTTCTGAGTCATACGATTAAATTTAACTCAATCTTTGTCGTTAGTTTtactttcatttcatttaatgCCTCCAACCAGTTTTCCTCATGTCCCTAGCTTGCTCCACTTTTGCGCCTTCCAAACGTTTTCCCATGACTTTTTTAAGCCGTCCAATTCTTGCTAGCTGTCAAACTCTAGTCTTTTAAGCATTTCAATTTCAGTCGTTAGATTGAACCTTCTAATCATAAATCTTCGATCCTTATCATTCAGCATTTAATTTTACtctaattttattaaaactagCTCGTAACCTGTGTTATGCGCGagattcttccttataatttagtttcataataataataaaaagaaaatggaagaagagaagcatagaaaatataaataaaaaatgaaaactgaaaaacactaatataatataatggggacaaaaatttctttaataaatcaaaagactttttttttttttttttttttctcaaagctttTTAATAATGTAAAGCGTGTGTTATAAGTCTCAATTGAAGTCAAGTCGTTTGCGTGTGTGAGGGGATCTTAGATCGATCACAAGTAACGAGCAATCTCATTATAAGATGGTGTTACCGTTTGTCCTCACCGTCCAATACTttgagatatttgttatgaattgAAAGACGATCAGATATGGCGCCTCCAATGAGCCTTCCATTATGTCCTAGTGGGTAGTTTTAAATAGTATTTatagtatttattttccaataatatgtttgtttataattatctttttcctACCACTCCAGCTATTATTAGATTTACATACAAATATAAAGTATGGAAGAgattcgaatttttttttttctaaaaaaaaaaaaaaaagtatataagagaCACACCTAAtcagaacaaagaaaaaaaaaaaaaacatttcttttctttcaaaaacactATATTGATTCACTATGAACAGGGGTATATAATCGCAACTGCGGTATCCGGTTATTTCCATTTAAATAACCGCAAAgaccggttgcggttattacCAACCGCCGGTTATTCGATTATTAACCAGATAATCGGTTTTCatacattgatatttttttcagtttctttttttttttaaaatccaatATCCAACCATTTaatattcaatgctaaataataaatattactgGACGTGCATAATTTCATTTACCATTCACCATTAATTCATCTCAATGAGCTCACAATCAAGTCcataatcaaacaaacaaatattataaaatataatgacaattgtattgtaattaaaatatgatgacaattcaaaaaaaataccaaaccttcatattaaaaacttaagatGATTCATTCCTTGaatttaaatattaagtttgagGCTATTTACAGGATGTAGATATATAAACCGGTTACTGGTTACCCGGTTATTAACCAATTTTCTAAAACCCTATAACAGGTAACTCCATCCGGATTACCCGTTTATATAATTGCGGTTATTTTTTATTCCCGCTTATACACCCCTAACTATGAAGATTGCCACTCATTATAAGAAATTGTTTTCATTATATTTGATGTGcattttgttcaatttttataAGAAACAGATTCatctaaaatgaaaaatgtttagaaacaaaaaagtgTATCTTTGTTCCTACGATCGTGGAACTATTTCCTACGACGATGGATCTGCTCTTGGAACTCTTGGACTTCTTGGAACTCTTGTTCTAATGCTGTGAGTTCTGCCTGAAGCTCTCTGACTTCAGATACCATGTTTTCCTCCAACTGTGTTTGGGATGAGTCCATTTCCATTTGAAACTGTCTTACTTTATATTCCACTTTTTCCTTCAACAATTTAATCTTTCTTCGAATCTCCTCCATCTCGCCAATGAGCTCGCTCGCCCTGATTGATGATAATGAAAttaccacaaaaattaaaagagtaagtatttttttttatagatttatattatatttgaaaGCAACTACGattaatataaacaaaaaatgaaaacaacatTAATAACAACTAAAGACACACGAAGTATTTGatgcatccaaaaaaaaaaaaaaaaagacacgaTAATTAGATTATCTTTTTCCTTCctacttttttctctttaaattcaCAAATCCTTGAATTGAAAAATTTGATGAGATAATACATGGACAAGCTCAAGGAATCATAAGCTAGTCTTTTTGGTCTGAAACATTGTACCTGAGCTGCAGCAGTTGCTGGAGTTTCTCAAGGCAAAGGATCGGTCTCTAATACCCGTGGTGTCCGCTCCGGAGGGTAAACAGAAGCGGGTGGTACTCTCATCCAGTCGCTCTTTCGCGGAAGTCCTACACTCGAAAGCTAGCGTTGATGGGAAGGTTGTGGGTTTGAGGTCTTAGTCGGTGATCCCTCTTGATATACTACCGAATGTTTCTTGTAATGAGGTGGAGAGGAGGTGAGATCGGCGGTTGAattgttttgagtttgagtCTTGGTCCTCTGGGTCGTTGGCGGTAGCTTCCAGCGCAACGGTGAAGAAGACGAAGCGTAGTTTTGTAAATCGTTGGTTGAAGAAGCTTCTAGGGCTTTGTCGATTTGGGTTAGACCAGGTTAGAAGTTGTATGAGTCGTTTAGTTGGGTTGGGTTTTAAGGCTGGCAGCAAGAAGCCCATTCTCCAGCTTAAACCAGTTTGCAAGTCGTCGGACAGGAGTTCAAGCTCATTTTCAGGCCTTCCTTGCAGCCCAAAGGTCCTAGACGTGGTTTTTCGGGTCGGGAAGGAGCCTGCGAAGCCGCTGATTTGATTTCTTCGCCGGAGGTCTTGACGGAGGAAGGTCTTGGGGTTAACACGGTGAGTAATGCTATCATCAAGTTCGGGGGGTGCTTGCGTTTTTTCTCCGGTGGCAGACTCGGTGATGGGGTTGCCGGAGGTTGGGTCTGAGGTTTTTTCAAAGGTTCAACGAGATAGGCTTGACCCGGGGAGCACTCTTCCTGATTTTTTGGCACTTCAGCCCAGTTCCATCATGATGCTTGCGCCAGATTCAGTTAAGTCAGAGTGGTCTTCTTCGGCTACGGTAAGTTCCGTGACTGGGTTTGTTACTTTTGGTGAGTCTCGTTCAGGGGTGATTTCTTTGGGTAGCAAAGAGGATTCTCGGATGGATGTGATCCCTCCGTTGGACATGGTGCATAGGCCGTAGTCTGCGAAGAAGCCCCAAGTTTTGCCAATTATTTAGTCCTCTCTGTCAAGTGCTGTTGTCAATGGTCTGGCCCCTTCGCTGGACGAGATTCACAGGTCATAGTCTGTTAAGAAGACCCAAACCCCGACAATTGTTGATGTGGATTTTCTCCGGCGGAGTTTTCTAAAGTCAAGGCCCTTTATGTCTCAGGGATGTTCTTCTCCAACAGCTATGAGAGGTTTCTTCGGCACAAGTCAGTGATCAAGAGGGTTTTGTGGATGGTCCTCACTTGCCTGTAGTGACGGTTGTTTCTCCCACCTATTTGGGTTGTACCTCCTCAAGCATTCCCGCCGATGACAAGAATGGGGTGTCGAATGGTGATGAGGTTGAGAATCCCTCTTTGAAGTTTtaggatgccattgaagaggacctTCTTCGGTTTGTAAAACTTGCgcgttaaaagaacaaaggtaGGAGGGAGGTGTTGAACTTAAATAGCTCTATTAACTACGGAGATGCAAGCGTGTCTTCTTGTTGAGGGAAAGGCAAGCCCCTGTGGCTtgtgggtggccgcgcgccacccccagccactgggggtggctgcgcgccaccccctacggcctctgggggtggcgcgcggccacccccccaaatgggtggccaagccactgttcaatttttttttttttaaaaaaaaataagtatttttatttattttttaaaaaattcatatttttttattaagatggacacgtgtcgctgacgtgccatttgacggaatctgttaaaaaatttgacagaatttgacgtcagggatcgatttgtaattatggcataccaaaAGGATCTctcagtaattttttaaaccacagggagtaaaaaataattatggaataccacagggactaacggtgcaattttcccttaATTTCCAACAATATCATCTCTCTTCAAACCCTGACGTtcctaaaaactaaaaccataaatcATCCTTCCATCAATAAGCACCCAAAATTTCCTTAAAAGTCTAAATTACTAATCCCAGGGTATAGTTCAAAGCCTCATAACAGTTGCCCAAACATgacttttcctttttgtttctcctctaaaaaccctaaatcccctAATTCTAACATGCCTTTACCACCACAAACCCGGACCTTGACTCTTATTAAACCCCACAACAAGTTGTCCGAAAACTCCAACATAACATCTTAGAATCCTATGTTGTACTACCTCTAATTCAACTACGAAGTTTTAACACAACCAAAATTTGAAACAGTATGACAATGTCTTGCAATACTTTAGTTTGCAACATTTTCATGCTGTGCTAGTGTTCTTTCGGATACATTATTATTGAAAGCTAACCACAACTGGGTAGTATTTCCACAAGGGTTACTATCATTATTCATAGGCACCTGCTTTCATTTTCAAAGTATGCACTACCCATAGAAATAAACGACAGTAAAGCATATATCTACCTAGATTCAAGCATGTACAACATTGTAACTTATCAAATACAGAAACGGTTCAGAAAGAcgctaatgatttttttttattagtaattgGCCtcaaggagaagaaaattcacATTAGTGACATCTACGACATAAGGCGTAGTCTCCATTTGATTGAGCTATCCTTTGAGAGTTGACGCTAATAAAATTTATTccacaaaaataatatatagacaCTTATACAAGGAAAGAACAAGCAAAGAGTAGATATATCAGTATGAAATCGATCAACCATCTGGCTCATAAGAATAAAACATACTAAAGTCTGAACACTTCTAATAGACGATATGTAACCACAAACATCCACAAATGTGCTTTATCAGAAGCAATATATCTACTACAACACAAAGCTCATACTGCTGTTGCTGATAGTATAATGGCAATAAAGATGTGTATAAAGGAACCTCTGCCACCTATAAAACATCTCAAAAGTAGTGgcactaataaaaaatatatatatataaattcacaaATCATTGAAAGGAGAAATTTGATGAGATAATACATGGATAAGCTCAAGGAATCATAAGCTAGTCTTTTTGctctgaaaaatattatttttgtaaggGATTCAGGGTTATTCACATCAATAACACTATTTCAACCCTTTTTCCCCTTTAAGTGTATCAATGGCCCCCTACTACTTCACTACAACAAAGAGTAAGCAGCACTTATGTGGAAGGTAACCTCAAAGATTCACAGAGCCAACATTGTATTTACAAATATATTCCGAAAAAGTCCTACATATTAGAATATTCTAAATGTAAGGGTAGTTTATTCATTTTACAGAACTGTGACAGTATTTAAATTAGAAGTGCTTTGGTTATTTTGGTAATTCAAGGTGTGTAACTTATTTGCTTGGGGATGGTCTGAGTATTCTTTTGTTATTAAGAAATTCTTTCCTTCTCTAGCTAGGAAGTTTTAGTTTTTCCATATTATCTTAGGACTTCACTGCTATGTATGTCACCAAGCAAACCTTGTGAACTTGTAAAAATACTTCTAGGTGAGACTCCTGTACACAGCCCATGGGCCGCACGTTTGATTCTTTGTTTTCTCATGTTATTTTGACTCCACATCCTTGATAATCCTCACACTAGTcttcaaaaccaaaagaaagaaaagaaaaaaaaaacccttaaaatcTAAAGCCTTTTGGCCCACCTATATCGATCACGGGAAACCCTAATCTCCAAATCAAAGGTCAAAATGCATAGGGACGTCGAGAAAAACCAGTTGCTCCTCCACCTGCTGCTGTTGCTGCTCAACCTACTCAGTTAGTACAGTAGATTGTGTTCCTCACATATTTGATTAGAGAATGTTTGTCAATGTGATCTAAGTATATTTCTTTCACTTGCAGGGCATCTAAGAAATCCAAGAAGTGAACCCTTTGTGAAGAGCACTGAAGGATGAATGACCCTTTGATGGTCCATGTGTCCTCGGATACA
Protein-coding regions in this window:
- the LOC133861970 gene encoding receptor-like protein 6; translated protein: MGLPLSLFIFMPFLIVLSLLHLVLTHSSPFMQPLCHHNDSSALFQFKESLVIKEFISFVRAPTCQNKVASWRVEGDKSDCCSWDGVECDGHTGHVIGLNLSNSCLFGSINSNSSLFRLVHLQSLNLSYNHFNVSHIPSQVRDLSRLIDFDLSRSHFVGQIPLEISQLSHLSSLDLSYNYMYSFDPLIKLELKEPILKSLVANLTSLQKLDLSYVNMSSTVPNILANLSSLTHLGLSECGFSGQIPSDISQLSHLSSLDLSYNFDLELKEPILRSLVANLTSLQKLDLSYVNMSSTVPNILANLSSLTHLGLSGCGFSGQILSEISQLSHLSSLDLSFNFDLELKEPILRSLVANLTSLQKLDLSYVNMSCTVPNILANLSSLTHLSLESCGLHGEFPKGIFKLSKLRYLDVYGNEGLTGYLPDFTWSSPLETLAVGYTSFSGELPASTGNFSFLTYLSMSGCNFSRSIPSSLGNLTKLTHLYLSLNYFVGNVPHSLGNLVELSSLDISYNQLTGPVPSILGNLVQLSSLYISHNQLTGPIPFEF